In Bacillus toyonensis BCT-7112, a single window of DNA contains:
- a CDS encoding MgtC/SapB family protein has product MDYTDLLLKLGLSAILGFAIGLERELKRKPLGLKTCLVISIISCLLTIVSIKAAYNLPHTDHMNMDPLRLAAQIVSGIGFLGAGVILRRGNDSIAGLTTAAMIWGASGIGIAVGAGFYIEAIFGMCFLMISVELIPLTMKFIGPRSFRQRDIAVKLVVRNMDNIPIVIEEIKEMDIKVKNMKLKTLENGSHYLHLKLSIDQKRHTADVYYALQHLESVQQTEVESM; this is encoded by the coding sequence ATGGACTATACAGATTTATTACTCAAACTAGGTCTCTCGGCTATTTTAGGATTCGCCATCGGTTTAGAACGTGAATTAAAACGTAAACCACTTGGTTTAAAGACTTGTTTAGTTATCTCTATTATTAGTTGCCTCCTCACTATTGTTTCTATTAAAGCAGCTTACAATTTACCACATACCGACCATATGAATATGGACCCCCTTCGACTTGCTGCTCAAATTGTATCAGGAATTGGTTTTTTAGGTGCAGGTGTTATTTTACGAAGAGGAAACGATAGTATTGCTGGGCTAACGACCGCCGCCATGATTTGGGGTGCTTCTGGTATTGGCATTGCCGTTGGAGCTGGTTTCTATATTGAAGCGATTTTCGGAATGTGCTTCCTTATGATTAGTGTAGAACTTATACCATTAACGATGAAATTTATAGGACCTAGGTCATTTCGTCAACGTGATATCGCAGTGAAACTTGTTGTACGAAATATGGACAATATCCCGATCGTAATTGAAGAAATAAAAGAAATGGATATAAAAGTTAAGAACATGAAGCTCAAAACATTGGAAAATGGTTCGCACTATTTACATTTAAAATTGTCTATCGATCAAAAAAGACATACTGCTGATGTTTATTATGCTCTTCAACACCTTGAAAGTGTTCAACAAACTGAAGTTGAAAGTATGTAA
- a CDS encoding potassium channel family protein has product MKSRPNLVDTFRDSIIFRLICFIVVLTAFSGFLIHRLEPSHFTTWFDGIWWSIVTIFTVGYGDFAPHTLIGKLIGMSIILFGTGFCSYYMVLFATDMINKQYMKVKGEEAATASGHMIIVGWNERAKHVVKQMHILQPNLDIVLIDETLSLLPKPFHHLEFIKGCPHHDQTLLKANITTAHTILITADKEKNESLADTQSILNILTAKGLNPNIHCIAELLTSDQIQNATRAGVSEIIEGNKLTSYVFTASLLFPSISGVLFSLYDEISDNKLQLMELSPPCTGQTFANCSYTLLKQNILLLGIKRDDQYMINPVHTFILIESDILIVIHH; this is encoded by the coding sequence TTGAAATCCCGTCCAAATTTAGTAGATACATTTCGTGATTCCATTATTTTTCGTTTAATTTGCTTTATTGTTGTACTTACTGCTTTTTCCGGCTTTCTTATACATAGATTAGAACCATCGCACTTCACCACATGGTTTGATGGAATTTGGTGGTCAATCGTTACAATTTTCACTGTTGGCTATGGTGACTTTGCCCCACATACACTAATAGGCAAACTCATCGGTATGAGTATTATTTTATTTGGAACCGGTTTTTGTTCTTATTATATGGTTCTATTCGCCACTGATATGATTAATAAACAATATATGAAAGTTAAAGGAGAAGAAGCTGCGACTGCTAGCGGTCATATGATTATTGTCGGCTGGAACGAACGGGCAAAACATGTTGTAAAACAAATGCACATCTTACAACCAAACCTTGATATCGTTTTAATTGATGAAACACTTTCTTTACTTCCAAAACCATTTCATCATTTAGAGTTTATAAAAGGTTGTCCACATCACGATCAAACGTTATTAAAAGCTAACATTACAACGGCACACACCATATTAATAACGGCTGATAAAGAAAAAAATGAAAGCTTAGCTGATACACAGTCCATCTTAAATATTTTAACTGCAAAAGGACTTAATCCAAACATTCATTGCATCGCTGAACTTCTTACTTCGGATCAAATTCAAAATGCAACGAGAGCTGGTGTATCAGAAATTATAGAAGGAAATAAATTAACGAGCTATGTATTTACCGCTTCTCTTTTATTTCCTTCTATTTCAGGTGTACTATTCTCACTTTACGATGAAATCTCTGATAACAAATTACAACTGATGGAGCTTTCTCCGCCTTGCACCGGACAAACTTTTGCAAATTGTAGCTATACTCTTTTAAAACAAAACATTCTCTTACTAGGTATAAAGCGTGACGATCAATATATGATTAACCCAGTCCATACCTTCATTCTTATCGAAAGCGACATACTCATTGTTATTCACCATTAA
- a CDS encoding YugN-like family protein yields MIPIQSKLKGHTYALYKLEEVMKPLGYSIGGNWDYDKGCFDYKIDEEDGYQFLRVPFTAVDGELDVPGVIVRLETPYILSHVYQDELDDNVNALTAGTSGFDQFAEPKDPDGDVKSKYINIGKVLVQELERHFFNGE; encoded by the coding sequence TTGATTCCGATTCAATCAAAGTTAAAAGGACATACATATGCGTTATATAAGTTAGAAGAGGTTATGAAACCACTTGGATATAGTATTGGTGGCAATTGGGATTACGATAAAGGGTGCTTTGATTACAAAATCGACGAAGAAGATGGCTATCAATTTTTACGAGTGCCATTTACAGCTGTGGATGGGGAATTAGATGTGCCTGGTGTAATAGTCCGTCTTGAAACGCCGTATATTCTTTCGCATGTGTATCAAGACGAACTAGATGATAATGTGAATGCGTTAACAGCTGGAACGAGCGGATTTGATCAATTTGCTGAGCCGAAAGATCCAGATGGAGATGTGAAAAGTAAGTATATTAATATTGGGAAAGTATTAGTACAGGAACTAGAGCGTCACTTTTTTAATGGTGAATAA
- a CDS encoding glucose-6-phosphate isomerase, which yields MSTHVTFDYSKALSFIGEHEITYLRDAVKVTHHAIHEKTGAGNDFLGWVELPLQYDKEEFARIQKCAEKIKNDSDILLVVGIGGSYLGARAAIEMLNHSFYNTLSKEQRKTPQVLFVGQNISSTYMKDLMDVLEGKDFSINVISKSGTTTEPALAFRIFRKLLEEKYGKEEARKRIYATTDKARGALKTLADNEGYETFVIPDDVGGRFSVLTPVGLLPIAVSGLNIEEMMKGAAAGHDDFGASELEENPAYQYAVVRNALYNKGKTIEMLVNYEPALQYFAEWWKQLFGESEGKDQKGIFPSSANFSTDLHSLGQYVQEGRRDLFETVLKVGKSTHELTIESEENDLDGLNYLAGETVDFVNTKAYEGTLLAHSDGGVPNLIVNIPELNEYTFGYLVYFFEKACAMSGYLLGVNPFDQPGVEAYKKNMFALLGKPGFEELKAELEERLK from the coding sequence ATGAGTACACATGTAACGTTCGACTATTCTAAAGCGTTATCCTTCATCGGTGAACATGAAATCACTTATTTACGTGATGCAGTGAAAGTAACACATCATGCAATCCACGAAAAAACTGGAGCTGGGAACGATTTCCTTGGGTGGGTAGAGCTTCCGCTTCAATATGACAAAGAAGAATTTGCTCGCATTCAAAAATGCGCAGAAAAAATTAAAAATGACTCTGACATTTTACTTGTTGTAGGTATCGGTGGTTCTTACCTAGGAGCACGTGCAGCAATCGAAATGTTAAACCATTCATTCTACAATACGCTTTCTAAAGAACAACGTAAAACTCCACAAGTGCTATTTGTTGGACAAAACATTAGCTCCACTTACATGAAAGATTTAATGGATGTATTAGAAGGTAAAGACTTCTCTATTAACGTTATTTCCAAATCAGGTACAACAACAGAGCCTGCACTTGCATTCCGTATTTTCCGTAAGTTATTAGAAGAGAAGTATGGAAAAGAAGAAGCTCGCAAACGTATTTATGCAACTACAGATAAAGCGCGTGGTGCATTAAAAACATTAGCTGATAACGAAGGCTACGAAACATTCGTAATTCCAGATGATGTTGGAGGACGTTTCTCTGTATTAACGCCAGTTGGTTTATTACCAATCGCAGTAAGTGGCTTAAATATTGAAGAGATGATGAAAGGTGCAGCTGCTGGCCATGACGACTTCGGGGCATCAGAACTAGAAGAAAACCCAGCTTATCAATACGCAGTAGTTCGTAACGCTTTATACAATAAAGGAAAAACAATTGAAATGCTTGTTAACTATGAGCCAGCACTTCAATACTTCGCTGAGTGGTGGAAACAGTTATTTGGTGAAAGTGAAGGAAAAGATCAAAAAGGTATTTTCCCATCTTCAGCAAATTTCTCAACTGACTTACACTCATTAGGTCAATACGTTCAAGAAGGTCGTCGTGACTTATTTGAAACAGTTCTTAAAGTGGGTAAATCTACACATGAACTGACAATCGAATCAGAAGAAAACGATTTAGATGGATTAAACTACCTTGCAGGTGAAACTGTAGACTTCGTAAACACAAAAGCATATGAAGGCACATTACTTGCACATAGCGATGGCGGAGTACCAAACTTAATCGTAAATATTCCTGAATTAAATGAGTACACATTCGGTTACCTTGTATACTTCTTCGAAAAAGCATGTGCGATGAGCGGCTACTTATTAGGCGTAAATCCATTTGACCAACCAGGAGTAGAAGCATACAAGAAAAACATGTTTGCTTTACTTGGTAAACCAGGATTTGAAGAATTAAAAGCAGAATTAGAAGAGCGTTTAAAATAA
- a CDS encoding DUF378 domain-containing protein, with protein MSTLQRIALVFTVIGAVNWGLIGFFQFDLVAAIFGGQNSALARIIYGIVGISGLINLGLLFKPSENLGTHPETNEIR; from the coding sequence ATGAGTACATTGCAACGTATCGCATTAGTCTTTACTGTAATTGGTGCAGTAAACTGGGGACTAATCGGGTTCTTCCAGTTTGACTTAGTAGCAGCCATTTTCGGCGGACAAAACTCAGCTCTTGCACGTATTATTTACGGCATCGTTGGTATATCTGGGCTTATCAATCTTGGTTTACTGTTTAAACCATCTGAAAATCTTGGTACACACCCAGAAACAAACGAAATTCGATAA
- the yugI gene encoding S1 domain-containing post-transcriptional regulator GSP13 produces MSEQYTTGVVVTGKVTGIQDYGAFVALDAETQGLVHISEITNGYVKDIHDFLKVGDTVEVKVLSIDEEHRKMSLSLKAAKRKQGRILIPNPSKDGFNTLREKLTEWIEESELTK; encoded by the coding sequence ATGTCAGAACAATATACAACAGGAGTGGTTGTAACAGGGAAAGTGACTGGAATTCAAGATTACGGTGCATTTGTAGCGTTAGATGCAGAAACACAAGGACTTGTGCATATATCTGAAATTACAAATGGATATGTAAAGGATATTCATGACTTTTTGAAAGTCGGCGATACAGTAGAAGTAAAAGTACTTTCAATTGATGAAGAGCACAGAAAAATGAGTTTATCGTTAAAAGCGGCGAAAAGAAAACAAGGAAGGATTCTTATACCGAATCCATCTAAGGACGGATTTAATACGTTGCGAGAAAAGCTGACAGAATGGATTGAAGAGTCCGAGTTAACAAAGTAA
- a CDS encoding aminotransferase — MKQFELSRVAESLQPSGIRKFFDLAASMKGVISLGVGEPDFVTPWNVRQACIRSLEQGYTAYTANAGLLELRQEIAKYLKKQFAVSYDSNDEIIVTVGASQALDVAMRAIINPDDEVLIIEPSFVSYAPLVTLAGGVPVPIATTLEKEFKLQPEQIEAAITAKTKAILLCSPNNPTGAMLNKSELEKLAVMVEKYNLIVLSDEIYAELVYDEVYTSFASIQNMREHTILISGFSKGFAMTGWRLGMIAAPVQFSELMLKIHQYSMMCAPTMSQFAALEALRGGNDEVIRMRDSYKKRRNFMATSFNERGLTCHVPGGAFYVFPSVASTGLTSVEFAEQLLLEEKVAVVPGSVFGESGEGFIRCSYATSLEQLIEAMKRMERFVENKKRTKHNTFCP; from the coding sequence ATGAAGCAGTTTGAACTATCTAGAGTAGCAGAATCTTTACAACCGTCTGGTATTCGAAAGTTTTTCGATTTAGCCGCAAGTATGAAAGGTGTTATTTCACTTGGAGTGGGAGAGCCTGACTTTGTTACACCTTGGAATGTAAGGCAAGCATGTATCCGTTCTTTAGAGCAAGGATATACAGCGTATACAGCAAATGCAGGATTATTGGAGCTCCGTCAAGAAATAGCAAAGTATCTAAAAAAACAATTTGCAGTATCTTATGATTCAAACGATGAAATCATTGTTACGGTTGGAGCGAGCCAAGCGTTAGATGTAGCGATGCGTGCCATTATAAATCCTGATGATGAAGTACTCATTATTGAACCGAGCTTCGTTTCTTATGCACCACTTGTAACATTAGCTGGAGGAGTTCCAGTTCCTATAGCGACTACTTTAGAAAAAGAGTTTAAATTACAACCCGAACAAATTGAAGCAGCTATTACAGCGAAAACAAAGGCAATTTTACTTTGTTCCCCAAATAATCCAACAGGTGCAATGTTAAACAAATCCGAACTAGAAAAGTTAGCAGTAATGGTTGAGAAGTACAATTTAATCGTATTATCTGATGAAATTTATGCAGAGCTTGTATATGACGAAGTGTATACGAGTTTCGCGAGCATTCAAAACATGCGCGAACATACGATTTTAATTTCGGGATTTTCAAAAGGATTTGCGATGACAGGATGGCGTCTCGGTATGATCGCAGCTCCCGTTCAATTTTCAGAGTTGATGCTTAAAATTCATCAATATTCTATGATGTGTGCACCGACGATGTCCCAGTTCGCAGCTCTTGAAGCATTACGCGGAGGGAATGATGAAGTCATTCGAATGAGAGATAGCTATAAGAAACGCCGTAATTTTATGGCGACATCTTTCAATGAGAGGGGATTAACGTGTCATGTGCCGGGCGGAGCGTTTTATGTCTTTCCTTCTGTTGCCTCAACTGGACTAACTTCAGTGGAATTTGCAGAACAGTTATTACTAGAAGAAAAAGTGGCTGTTGTACCTGGAAGTGTATTTGGAGAAAGTGGTGAAGGATTTATTCGTTGTTCGTATGCAACATCGCTTGAACAACTTATAGAAGCAATGAAGAGAATGGAACGGTTCGTCGAGAATAAAAAAAGGACAAAACATAATACGTTTTGTCCATAA
- a CDS encoding Lrp/AsnC family transcriptional regulator, whose protein sequence is MVTEKELELLACLEKSSRLSVDTLAKLLNIEVEEVKKMVAKLESEKIIVDYVTHIDWTKVKEHTGLTAMIDVKVTPKHGVGFDAVAEQIYRYSEVKSVYLMSGTYDLSITLEGKTMGEVAMFVSEKLATIESVVSTTTHFILKKYKHEGIIYEKNDDDKRIVVTP, encoded by the coding sequence ATGGTGACTGAAAAGGAATTAGAATTATTGGCTTGTCTTGAAAAAAGTAGTCGTTTGTCTGTAGATACATTGGCAAAGCTGTTAAATATAGAAGTAGAAGAAGTGAAGAAGATGGTTGCGAAATTAGAAAGTGAAAAGATTATTGTGGATTATGTAACACATATTGATTGGACAAAAGTAAAAGAACATACGGGTTTAACAGCGATGATTGATGTGAAAGTTACGCCGAAGCACGGTGTTGGGTTTGATGCAGTTGCTGAACAAATTTATCGCTATTCAGAAGTGAAATCCGTGTATTTAATGTCAGGGACATATGATCTTTCTATTACATTAGAAGGAAAGACGATGGGAGAAGTAGCGATGTTTGTTTCTGAGAAATTAGCAACGATTGAATCTGTCGTTTCTACAACAACTCATTTCATTTTGAAGAAGTATAAACATGAGGGAATTATTTATGAAAAAAACGATGATGATAAGCGAATTGTGGTGACACCATGA
- a CDS encoding 2-hydroxyacid dehydrogenase: MKVRGDGTVKPKVYIAEPVPTFVENYLSEHCDYETWNQNEKVPRDVLLEKIQDKDGLLNFGSAINEELLNVAPKLKVVSNISVGYDNFDLLAMEKRNVIGTNTPYVLDDTVADLVFALMLSAGRRVCELDSYVKNGEWNAEIGKEHFGLDVHHSTIGIIGMGRIGEAVAKRAKFGFDMDVLYYNRRRKEEAEQKFDATYCDLHTLLKQSDFIVLLTPLTDETYHLIGEKEFSLMKETAIFINASRGKTVDEEALIHALTEKKIFAAGIDTFTQEPIPKDNPLLSLQNVVTLPHIGSATLKTRQQMAMTAAENLVAGLQGKTPPNIVRG; the protein is encoded by the coding sequence ATAAAAGTGAGAGGGGATGGAACCGTGAAACCAAAAGTATATATCGCTGAACCAGTTCCAACATTTGTAGAAAACTATTTATCAGAACACTGTGATTATGAAACATGGAATCAAAATGAGAAAGTACCTCGTGATGTTCTATTAGAGAAAATACAAGATAAAGATGGGTTATTAAATTTCGGATCTGCCATAAATGAAGAATTGTTAAATGTAGCACCGAAATTAAAAGTAGTGAGTAACATTTCTGTTGGCTATGATAATTTTGATTTACTAGCGATGGAAAAGCGAAATGTCATCGGAACGAATACACCATACGTATTGGATGATACAGTAGCTGACCTCGTTTTCGCTCTTATGTTATCTGCTGGTCGTCGTGTTTGCGAACTCGATTCCTATGTGAAAAATGGTGAGTGGAACGCTGAAATCGGAAAAGAACATTTCGGACTAGATGTGCATCATAGTACAATCGGTATTATCGGAATGGGACGAATTGGAGAAGCTGTTGCAAAACGAGCAAAATTCGGATTTGATATGGATGTTCTTTATTATAACCGTCGCCGTAAAGAAGAAGCAGAGCAAAAATTCGATGCTACATATTGTGATTTACATACGCTACTAAAACAGTCTGACTTTATTGTTCTTCTTACTCCATTAACAGATGAAACGTATCATCTTATCGGAGAAAAGGAATTTTCATTAATGAAAGAAACAGCAATCTTCATTAATGCTTCTCGCGGGAAAACAGTAGATGAAGAAGCTTTAATCCATGCCTTAACAGAAAAGAAAATCTTTGCAGCAGGCATTGATACTTTTACACAAGAGCCGATTCCAAAAGATAATCCGCTCTTATCATTACAAAATGTTGTGACTTTACCGCACATCGGATCTGCGACATTAAAAACTCGGCAGCAAATGGCCATGACAGCCGCTGAAAATTTAGTTGCAGGGTTACAAGGAAAAACACCGCCTAATATTGTTCGCGGGTAA
- a CDS encoding alpha/beta fold hydrolase, with the protein MNHEYTCPYFTFSTRGTTIHYELYEHKNKTKRPTFVLVHGFLSSSFSYRRLIPLLSKAGTVLALDLPPFGKSDKSHLFKYSYHNLATIIIDLIEHLSLSNIVLIGHSMGGQISLYVNRIRPELISKTILLCSSSYLARATLPLLYSSYLPFFHLYVKNWIIRRGIVHNLMNVVHDHSLIDDEMKEGYSAPFYDNRIFPALTRMIRDREGDLSSTELQKIETPILLIWGEKDRVVPVHVGHRLHKDLPNSTFISYENTGHLLPEEKPEHVYEEIIAFSAQ; encoded by the coding sequence ATGAATCATGAATATACTTGTCCTTATTTCACTTTTTCCACTCGCGGCACTACTATTCATTACGAATTGTATGAACATAAAAATAAAACAAAACGTCCTACTTTCGTACTCGTTCACGGCTTTTTATCTTCCTCATTCAGTTACCGCCGTCTCATTCCTTTACTATCGAAAGCAGGAACAGTACTGGCTCTTGATTTGCCTCCATTCGGAAAAAGTGATAAGTCTCATCTCTTTAAGTATTCTTATCACAATTTAGCAACCATTATTATCGATTTAATCGAACATTTATCTCTCTCAAATATTGTGTTAATTGGGCATTCTATGGGCGGGCAAATTTCTCTCTATGTAAACCGTATACGTCCTGAACTAATCTCAAAGACGATTTTACTATGTAGCTCTAGCTATTTAGCACGCGCAACCTTACCTTTACTGTATTCTTCTTATTTACCGTTCTTTCATTTATACGTAAAGAACTGGATTATAAGGCGCGGGATTGTTCATAACTTAATGAATGTCGTTCATGATCACTCATTAATTGATGATGAAATGAAGGAAGGCTACTCCGCTCCTTTTTATGACAACCGTATATTCCCCGCCCTAACTCGCATGATACGAGACCGTGAAGGTGACTTATCTTCAACTGAATTACAAAAAATTGAAACACCTATACTACTCATTTGGGGTGAAAAAGATCGCGTCGTCCCTGTACATGTAGGACACCGTCTCCATAAAGATTTACCGAATTCAACATTTATCTCTTACGAAAATACAGGGCATTTACTACCTGAGGAAAAGCCTGAACATGTTTATGAAGAAATTATCGCTTTTTCCGCGCAATAA
- a CDS encoding YugE family protein — translation MGTYEKMIEVVKNWDPFRMGPEFYETEASDVVNVVTVFDDSKYIAKKIQHIYFMSFEEVPALEKCEKLAEELLVLKEGGSCSL, via the coding sequence ATGGGTACATATGAAAAGATGATAGAGGTTGTGAAGAATTGGGATCCGTTTCGAATGGGACCGGAGTTTTATGAAACAGAAGCGAGCGATGTAGTGAACGTCGTAACTGTGTTTGACGATTCGAAATATATTGCAAAGAAGATTCAACATATATACTTTATGTCTTTTGAGGAAGTACCTGCGCTTGAAAAATGTGAGAAATTAGCTGAAGAGTTACTTGTATTAAAAGAAGGCGGAAGTTGCTCATTATAG
- a CDS encoding MalY/PatB family protein has product MQLFHKTVNRRGTHSTKWDTYKNEELIHAWIADMDFEVPKPIQTALQKRIEHPIFGYTLPPEHIGDIICNWTKKQYNWDIQKEWIVFSAGIVPALSTSVQAFTKENESVLVQPPIYPPFFEMVTTNNRQLCVSPLYKQDGTYMIDFDHLEKQFQQGIKLMLLCSPHNPIGRVWTKDELMKLGALCTKYNVIVVSDEIHADIIYGDRTHTPFASLSEELAARTITCMAPSKTFNIAGLQASIIIIPNEKLRNTFTSIQYRQGFHGLNTFAYTAMQSAYTECNDWLSEIRLYIEDNAQFACEYIKTHIPTLSVTKPEGSFLLWIDCSHLKLSQNERTTLLEEKGKLIVEPGEKYGLGGEEHIRINIGCPRSVLEEILNRLRHTFS; this is encoded by the coding sequence ATGCAGCTATTTCATAAAACGGTAAATCGGCGCGGAACACATAGTACAAAATGGGATACTTATAAAAACGAAGAACTCATTCATGCCTGGATTGCCGATATGGATTTTGAAGTACCAAAACCAATTCAAACTGCATTACAAAAACGTATCGAACACCCTATTTTTGGCTATACACTTCCACCTGAACATATTGGAGACATTATTTGTAACTGGACAAAAAAACAGTACAACTGGGATATTCAAAAAGAATGGATCGTATTTAGTGCGGGGATCGTTCCAGCTCTTAGTACGAGCGTACAAGCTTTCACAAAGGAAAACGAATCCGTTCTTGTACAACCACCTATTTATCCTCCATTTTTCGAAATGGTTACAACAAACAACAGACAATTATGCGTGAGCCCATTATATAAACAAGATGGCACATATATGATAGACTTCGATCATTTAGAAAAACAATTTCAACAAGGGATTAAACTAATGCTTCTTTGTAGTCCTCACAATCCTATTGGACGCGTTTGGACGAAAGACGAGCTAATGAAGCTCGGAGCGTTATGTACAAAATATAATGTAATTGTTGTCTCAGATGAAATTCATGCCGATATTATTTACGGAGATCGTACTCATACACCATTCGCTTCTTTATCTGAAGAATTAGCAGCACGTACCATTACTTGTATGGCTCCAAGTAAAACATTTAATATAGCTGGATTACAAGCATCTATCATTATTATTCCAAATGAAAAACTACGTAATACCTTTACGTCTATTCAATATAGACAAGGGTTCCATGGGCTAAATACATTTGCTTATACCGCGATGCAAAGCGCCTATACAGAATGTAATGATTGGCTAAGTGAAATCCGTTTATATATAGAAGATAACGCTCAATTCGCTTGTGAATATATCAAAACTCACATACCTACTCTTTCCGTAACGAAGCCAGAAGGTAGCTTTTTATTATGGATTGATTGTTCTCACCTAAAACTTTCTCAAAACGAGCGCACCACGTTACTTGAGGAAAAAGGAAAACTTATCGTCGAACCTGGTGAAAAGTACGGATTAGGCGGCGAAGAACATATTCGAATTAACATTGGCTGCCCACGATCTGTTTTAGAAGAAATTTTAAACAGACTGCGCCATACGTTTTCATAA
- the sodC gene encoding superoxide dismutase [Cu-Zn]: protein MKKRLFFSCCLLFLMAGCDQGKPKEIEVKLHNASGDEVGTAKVVQQTSGVKITIKGEGFAPGPHGIHVHEIGECKAPRFESSGNHFNPDNKKHGLLNPKGAENGDLPNVIADGSGKIKADIDAPHITLEEGKTTIHRKDGASIIITENPDDGMTQPTGKSGDRIACGVIVKKASDMKKK from the coding sequence ATGAAAAAACGGCTTTTTTTCAGTTGTTGTTTATTATTTCTGATGGCAGGTTGTGACCAAGGAAAGCCGAAAGAAATTGAAGTGAAATTACATAATGCTTCAGGAGATGAAGTAGGGACTGCGAAAGTAGTTCAGCAAACAAGTGGAGTGAAAATTACGATTAAAGGGGAAGGTTTCGCGCCTGGTCCGCACGGCATACATGTACATGAAATTGGAGAGTGTAAAGCGCCTCGTTTTGAATCGTCTGGTAATCATTTTAATCCAGATAATAAAAAGCATGGCTTACTCAATCCGAAGGGTGCGGAAAATGGTGATTTACCGAATGTAATTGCAGATGGTTCTGGAAAGATTAAAGCGGATATCGATGCACCGCACATAACGCTTGAAGAAGGGAAAACGACGATTCATAGAAAAGATGGAGCGTCTATTATTATTACTGAAAACCCTGATGATGGCATGACACAACCAACGGGTAAATCTGGTGATCGAATTGCTTGCGGTGTGATTGTAAAAAAAGCGTCGGATATGAAGAAAAAGTAA
- a CDS encoding kinase-associated lipoprotein B: protein MRETFEIGEIVTGIYKTGKYIGEVTNSRPGSYVVKVLAVLKHPVQGDLHNVKQADVPFFHERRALAFREQTNIPEQMVKKYEGEILDYTDSLKLALETQMNSFSEDDSPFAVRSLETLEQLKKDYKL from the coding sequence ATGAGAGAAACATTTGAAATTGGTGAAATCGTTACTGGTATTTATAAAACGGGAAAATACATCGGCGAAGTTACAAATAGCCGCCCGGGCAGTTACGTCGTAAAAGTATTAGCTGTTTTAAAACATCCGGTGCAAGGTGACTTACATAACGTAAAACAAGCTGACGTACCATTTTTCCATGAAAGACGTGCTTTAGCTTTCCGTGAACAGACGAACATTCCAGAACAAATGGTGAAGAAATATGAAGGAGAGATTCTAGATTATACAGATTCACTCAAATTAGCATTAGAAACTCAAATGAATTCATTTTCTGAAGATGATTCACCTTTTGCGGTTCGTAGTCTAGAAACATTAGAGCAGTTAAAAAAAGACTACAAACTTTAA